The nucleotide sequence TCGCCATCAGTAACCAGAGAATCAGGAAAATTGACGCGGAAACGGTAACTTTTTCTTACAAAGATTACCGCCAAAAAGGCATCAAAAAGCAGATGGTTTTGAGCCACGAGGAGTTTATCCGAAGATTTGCGATGCATATTTTACCGAAAAGATTTGTAAAAATCCGTCATTATGGTTTTTTGAGCAGCACCTGGAAGCGTATCAAGCTTAAAAATCTACAACAAAAATTAGGCATCCAGCCTAAAGAAAAGCTTCCGCCAAAAGTTTTTCAGCCGAAATGTAGTTGTTGTAAAGTTGGAAATTTGGTAACGATTGCCACGTTCGATCTTCGAGGTCCGCCGCAATGGTTTTTGGAGATGAGCCAAAATTTATCTGCTCCTAAATCTGCATTTTAGCGGATTTGGGTAAGGGATTTTATGTCTAAACGTGAAAGAAAACACAATAAAACCAAGAAAAAACCACCAAAATCGCCCACAAAAAAAGAGACTCTTCTCAAAGTCGCTTGTATCTCTAAAAATCTTTTGTCGATAAACCCATAGTGTGGGAAAATACCCAGCAAAAAGCTCCCGAAGCTTCCGTTCAACAGGGTTTTCATTGTTCGTGCTTCGCACGCAACGAAAACTTAGCTATTGTACGATGTTTTTTATTTAGCCAATTCTATTGAATTTTGGTCATTAAGATCTTGCAGTTTTTGTTTTTGAATATTTCGCAAATTCTCAATTGATCCTGGTGCAATTGTTGTTTCGGAATTTGCCAATGTTCCGATTAGATTCTCATTAAAATTCTTTTTTGCCACTTGTAAATCATCAAAAGTTGTTTCTTTTGCTCCTTCATATCTGCGTTTATTTATTGTCAAAATTTTTCCTTTTATTTCAGTACTTGAAACAGATTTTACAAGTTCAAAATCATAATCTCCACTTTCGTCAGATATTTTGATAATTAATCCTGGTAATCCTGTAAATTTATATGGTCCATAAGAAAGAGGGATTTCAGTTGAATACCACGCAATCCAGTTTCTTCCTTTGTAATTAACTTCAGCTTTTTTACAAGTTAATGAATTTATAGTTTTTGATTCATTAGTAAGTTTCCAATTTGTTATTATTGGCTCATTATATGAAAGCAAAGACATTCCAATATTTTCAAAATATTGAATGCTTTTACTGGATTGAATTATTGCATATTTAAATTTTGATTTTGGAAACGATTTACCCCTGAAATCTATTCCCGCAGCGGTTCCACCTCTACTAACTTTTTGAAATTCACTCTGGAATATAGAATCAAATTTTAATGATTTTTCACTAATAAAAAATGCACGATCCTTTATAACCTGTAAAGAAAAAAGCTCTTCATGTATATAAGTTGGTGTTGATTTATATATTTTCCCTCTCATCAAATATGTAAAATCAGCAATAAGTGAATCTTGTTTTTCAGTTTGAGAATGTATTATCGCAAATAAAAAGAACGTTAGAAGTATTGAAATTTTTTTTAAACTAATCATAAGATTTATTATTATAGTAAAAACTGCACTTATAGTTTTAGCTATAAGTGCAATAGATTAAGATTTAATTATTAACAGTAATTCTCTTCAAGTGCAGCCGCCCAACCCATTATTTGTGCTTCGCTCCAACCAGTTTGATTTGTTACTGCAGCCACTCCACAACTTGTAGTATAATATATAGGATAAAGTGCTTTTACTAATTGATTGTTTAATTGAGAATCTTTTTCGACACTTTTAATTGCGATTTCATTTTTATTTTTAGAAATAGCAAATTCTTCATTAGTTTCTACTTTTGTATTAGCACTAATAAAACCCGCCGCCAAAATTCCAGCGATTAAAAACATTTTTTTCATTTTGTTTAATAATTTAAATTAATAATTCATTTAGTTGTAAATATTTTAATTTCAGCATCTTTGTTGTCAAAGCGTTTCTTCTATTTTCATTTTCATAAATCTCATTTCAATTCTCAATTTCATTTGTGTTTCAAAAATGATATTCTGATAACGTGCGTTTTTCATAAAATATCGTACAACGGGAAACGGCTTTGTGCAGTGCGGGCTACTTTGACGAAAATTTCAAAGTAAAAACCGAACGGAACAAAAAAAATTTCCTTTTGCTAAATTACAAAAAAATGCAAAAGGAAATTATTTTTTGTGGCTATGTATCCTATATTTTCACAGGAAGTCCTTAACCCCGCATTGCACAAAACCGATGTTGAACTAAACCTTCGGTAGCTTTCTCAGCGCCATATTTAGTTACTTTGTAAAACTAATTAAAAATCAGTAAAATGGCAACAAAAAAAAGAGTGTAGAAGAGCTTAGAGAAAACAAAATCATCAATCAGGCAAAGCGCGAAGTTCCGGGATTTGCGGAGCTTTTGCATAGGTTTGAACGTACGGTTTCTGTGTTGGGAAGAAGCCAAAGTACCTTTCAAAATTACTCCAGACACGTCGCTGCGGTGTCGCTACATTTCGGAAAAATTCCTACAGAATTGGATCCCGAGCAAATTCACGATTACCTTTTTTATCTACAGAAAAAATCTAAATCACCTTCACAGTCGTACTTTAAACATACCGTTTACGGGCTTCGGTTTCTGCTAAAATCGGAAGGTTTAAGCTATGATTTTTTGAGTCTTCCGGAAATTAAAAGAGAGAAAAAACTGCCTGTAGTTCTCAGTAAACAGGAGGTTTGGCAGATGCTTTCGGGGTGTAAGCTTTTAAAGCATAAAATCTTAATCGGGATTCTTTACGGTTGCGGATTGCGATGTATGGAAGTTCGAAATCTGCGTTTGTGCGACTTAGATTTTGACAGAAAACAACTCAAAGTGGTTCAGGGAAAAGGAAAAAAAGACCGTTATTTGCCACTTTCCGAGCATTTGATTCGGGGACTCAAAAAGTATATCGAAGCGGAAAAACCGGAAGATTATCTCTTTGGAGAACCTCGTGGAAACCGTGCCGGCGGAGAGTTTGATTCCCGCTACTCACAGCGCGGCGTTCAGTGGGCGGTAAAACAGGCATCAAAAACGGCAAACATCCTGAAAGAAGTGAGTGTCCATACGCTTCGTCACAGTTTTGCGACGCATCTTCTGGAAGATGGGATGGATATTTTGAGCATCAAAAATCTCCTCGGCCACGAAAGTATTGATACGACGTTGATTTATCTCCAAATTGCACAACTTTCCACACAAAAACTCTTTTCACCGCTCGATACCCTTTTTTCAGAATTTGGGAAGAAATGAGAGGTTTTAAAACCATAAAAAAACAGCCAACTCAACCTCAATACGAAGTCGCCGATGTTTTAAACAAATTAGGTTCAAAATTGGAGGATTTAGGACTTAATTCTTGGCAATTACGAACACTTTCAGCGTTGAAAAAATGCCGTACCTCTGCTTTGGGTGGTCATATTGACGCTTGTGATGAATGTGGAAATGTAAGCATCAGTTACAACTCCTGCCGAAACCGTCATTGCCCAAAATGTCAGAGCAAAAACCGAGAGCAATGGATTGAAAATCGGGAAACCGAACTGCTTCCGGTACCTTATTTTACTCATTTTTTATTATTCGTTTTAATTGTATTCGTGATACGCTTCGCTTAATTCACGTGGTTTTTACGCTTCCTGATCATTTAAATTCTTTAGCATTGCATCAGCCAAAAATGTTGTATGATATATTGTTTGAATCGGCTTGGGAAACCCTTCAAACGTTTGGCAAAAACAAAAATCTCCAAATGGGAATGATTGCTGTTTTGCACACTTGGGGACAGAATCTGAGTCTTCATCCGCATTTGCACTGCATTGTTCCGGGCGGTGGAGTGGATGAAAACGAAACTTGGAAAAACATTAGAAGTGACGGTAAATTTTTGTTTCCGGTAAAGGCTTTGAGCAAAGTTTTCAGGGCTAAATTTTGTGAGAAACTAAAAGATAAAAATCTTGAAGAATATCCCAAAATCAGGCGAAATCTGTGGGAAAAACCTTGGGTGGTGTATGCTAAAAAGCCTTTTGGAAGCCCAAAATCTGTGGTGGAATATTTGGGTAGATATACGCATAAAATTGCCATCAGTAACCAGAGAATCAGAAAAATTGAAGCTGAAAATGTAACGTTCGATTACAAAGATTACCGCCAAAAAGGTATCAAAAAGCAGATGGTTTTGAGCCACGAGGAGTTTATCCGCCGTTTTGCGATGCATATTTTGCCGAAAAGATTTGTGAAAATCCGTCATTATGGTTTTTTGAGCAGCACTTGGAAACGAATTAAGCTTAAAAAACTGCAACAAAAATTAGGCATCCAGCCCAAAGAAAAACCTTTGCCAAAGCCGTTTCAACCGAAATGCAGTTGTTATAAAGTTGGAAATTTGGTAACGATTGCCACGTTCGATCTTCGAGGTCCGCCGCAATGGTTTTTGGAGATGAGCCAAAGCCAGCCAACGCCTAAAAAATAGATTTTTGGGTAAGGGAAATTATGTCTAAAGGTGAAAGAAAACACAATAAAACCAAGAAAAAACCACCAAAATCACCCATAAAAAAAGAGACTCTTCTCAAAGTCTCCTGTATCTCTAAAAAATCTTTTGTCGATAAACCCATAGTGTGGGAAAATACCCAACCAAAAGCTGCCGAAGCTCCAGTTCAACAGGGTTTTCATCTCGTGTCCTTCGGACAAGACGAAAACTTAGCTATTAGCCGTAGTACTATTTTATTTTAAGAATTGTATTCTCATTACCATAATAGTCGTGAATAAAAATAGGAAAAGCACTAAGGATAGAAACTTTTTTAAAGGGGTTAATGTATTTTATTTCTTGATTTGAAAATATTTCAAGCTGGTTGAATAATTTTTCAGGTAACGCGAATTTATTTATACACAAGTAGTTCATTTTTTTTAAGTGCAATGAAATTAACTCTTTCCAAATTTCAACTTTATAGTTTGTGAAATCTATTAAGTGTTTCTGTGCTTCATCTGAAACAATTTTTTTATACTTAATATTTTCTTTGCACTCGATACAAGAATTTTGGAAATCGACATCGCTAATGATATGTTTTAAAGATTCAACCATAGGGTAGCTAATATATAATTTCCCCTTTTCAGTCTCCTCATCAAAAAAAGCTAAAAGTTCTTTTAGTTTTTCATCATCTGCAATTCGAGAATGTCCATCGTAGTCAAAAAATAAGTATATCTCAGCGAAATCATCCCTATTATAATCTTTTAAGACATCTTCGTTTTCAGCGCTTCGTTCTTTTAATAAACTGAATGTGTCTAAATCATCATCATCTTGTATTTTTTTAAATATTTGGTAAATCTCCCCTCCGTAAACACAATGAACGCTTACATTTTCGTTAATAAAATGATTTTGTAAATTTTCTATAATTTGAACTTCTGTGCTAGCGCCCTCAAATACAAATAGAATATTATTCGACATAGAATGAACCTGCTTTATACATTTTTTCAATATTATGAGCTTCCCTTAATTCTTTTGAGGTGCTTTTTGATAACGACTGAATTTTCTTTTTGCCCATTAGAAAATAACAATCTGGTCTTAATAAGTCATTAGTTATCACAGCAGTATTGTGAGTGGTTAATATAAATTGTACACCAGTTTCTTTTAGCTTTTCTATAATCAATGCAGAAAGTGAATGATGATAAAAAGCATCAAATTCATCTATAAAAACAAAAGATACTTCAGATGTATTTTTTATATTTTGATACCAAAAATAAAAAAGGGCTAAAGCACTTGTACCAGTTGAAGCTACATCCTGAAAAGGAATTTTTTTACCATTAAAGTCAAAAGCTATAGTTTTTTTATCAATATCATCAACAATAGAAAGCTTACATTCAATTCCTGCATTATTTAAGAATAATTCAAAATCTTCAACATTTTTTTTCTTTATAATATCTTCTAAAATATGCTTACTTCCAACATCTAAACCAATATATGTTCTATCTAAAAGTGATCTGAAATAAAGCATCCTTTCCACAAATGAAAACATTTTAGAAAAAGTGTCATTGATTTCATTTGATTCCAAGTCAGAATTGTTTTTAACAAACTTTAAGATAGATAATTCTTTATTATCAATTTCAGTTTTAAGTGTTTCTGTGCCTTTTAATTTTATTGAAGCAGAACTTTCAGTTTCTCTATTGAAAGAAATTATATCTTGGTTGTCTATCGTGAGTTTTTCATAAATAATTGTTTTATAATCAGATTTCTTGTATTCATAAGCAACTATTTTATTATTAATGTAAAATTCATAATAGAATGACGCAAAATCTGAATTACAATATGCATTCAAATAATTTCTATAAACCCCTTCGTTACGCTGCTTGTCTGTTAAATGTTCAATTATGTCAAAAATTGCAAGCGCAAGATTAGACTTTCCGACACCATTATGACCGTATACTAAAGCATTATTAACTAATCCATTTTTAATAGATTCTTTATTAAATTCATAGCCATTAACATCCGTTAAATCAAGCTCAAAGTCTTTTTCAAAACTTTTAAAGTTTGAAACTTTAAATTTTCTTAGCATTGCTTTAATTTTTTTGTAAAGGTAGTAAAAACTACTTGTCCGTAAAAAAATTACGGAAAGTATTTTCGGTTAATAATTTGAAAAAAGAATGTGGTGTAATTTAATGAAGAAATTGTTGTATTTGTATTCTGAATGCGCTGTTGTATTACGGCTAACGTTCCGGGGCTTGCCGAAGGCGGGGATTTTCAGCACAAAAGCTCGATAGAATTACTACCGTTGAACCTTGCACAAATGCTCAACCGAAGAACTTCAGCCCCGCTTTTGGCAAGCCCTTGTTGAACTAAACCTCCGGTAGCTTTTCCCATTCGCCGTTTTAGTAACTTTGTTTTTATTAACCTTTTAAAAACTCATCAAATGGCTACAAAAAAAAATCTCCGGAGGATTTAAGGACAAACAAATTCCTGAATCGTGCCTCGAGCGAAGTTAACGGTTTTGCCGAACTTCTGCAACGCTTCGAAAGAAATATTTCCATCCTGGGCAGAAGCAAGCGTACCTTCGACAATTATTCCCGTCACGTTGCGGCCATGGCGCTACATTTCAAAACATTGCCCACCGAACTGGATCCCGAACAGGTCAAAGACTACCTTTTTGAACTCCAGCAGCGAAGCCAAACCCCATCACAGTCCTATTTTAAACATACCGTTTACGGACTGCGGTTTTTGCTGAAAACCGAAGGTTTGCCCTACAGCTACCTCCATCTTCCCGCGATTCCAAAAGTGAAAAAACTTCCCACTATTTTAAGCCGTGAAGAAATCTGGCGAATGCTTCAAAG is from Epilithonimonas vandammei and encodes:
- a CDS encoding GLPGLI family protein; translation: MISLKKISILLTFFLFAIIHSQTEKQDSLIADFTYLMRGKIYKSTPTYIHEELFSLQVIKDRAFFISEKSLKFDSIFQSEFQKVSRGGTAAGIDFRGKSFPKSKFKYAIIQSSKSIQYFENIGMSLLSYNEPIITNWKLTNESKTINSLTCKKAEVNYKGRNWIAWYSTEIPLSYGPYKFTGLPGLIIKISDESGDYDFELVKSVSSTEIKGKILTINKRRYEGAKETTFDDLQVAKKNFNENLIGTLANSETTIAPGSIENLRNIQKQKLQDLNDQNSIELAK
- a CDS encoding tyrosine-type recombinase/integrase, which translates into the protein MLGRSQSTFQNYSRHVAAVSLHFGKIPTELDPEQIHDYLFYLQKKSKSPSQSYFKHTVYGLRFLLKSEGLSYDFLSLPEIKREKKLPVVLSKQEVWQMLSGCKLLKHKILIGILYGCGLRCMEVRNLRLCDLDFDRKQLKVVQGKGKKDRYLPLSEHLIRGLKKYIEAEKPEDYLFGEPRGNRAGGEFDSRYSQRGVQWAVKQASKTANILKEVSVHTLRHSFATHLLEDGMDILSIKNLLGHESIDTTLIYLQIAQLSTQKLFSPLDTLFSEFGKK
- a CDS encoding AAA family ATPase, with protein sequence MLRKFKVSNFKSFEKDFELDLTDVNGYEFNKESIKNGLVNNALVYGHNGVGKSNLALAIFDIIEHLTDKQRNEGVYRNYLNAYCNSDFASFYYEFYINNKIVAYEYKKSDYKTIIYEKLTIDNQDIISFNRETESSASIKLKGTETLKTEIDNKELSILKFVKNNSDLESNEINDTFSKMFSFVERMLYFRSLLDRTYIGLDVGSKHILEDIIKKKNVEDFELFLNNAGIECKLSIVDDIDKKTIAFDFNGKKIPFQDVASTGTSALALFYFWYQNIKNTSEVSFVFIDEFDAFYHHSLSALIIEKLKETGVQFILTTHNTAVITNDLLRPDCYFLMGKKKIQSLSKSTSKELREAHNIEKMYKAGSFYVE